In the genome of Hyphobacterium sp. CCMP332, one region contains:
- the rpsS gene encoding 30S ribosomal protein S19, producing MARSLKKGPYIDFRVEKKVEAMNESGKKSVIKTWSRRSMISPDFVGHTFAVHNGNKFIPVYVTENMVGHKMGEFAPTRNFRGHAGKKDKAKR from the coding sequence ATGGCAAGATCATTAAAAAAAGGACCCTATATAGATTTCAGGGTAGAGAAGAAAGTTGAAGCAATGAATGAGTCTGGTAAAAAGTCTGTAATTAAGACTTGGTCGAGACGTTCTATGATTTCTCCGGATTTCGTAGGTCATACATTTGCGGTACACAATGGAAATAAATTTATACCGGTGTATGTAACTGAAAACATGGTAGGACATAAAATGGGCGAATTTGCCCCAACCAGAAATTTCAGAGGACATGCAGGTAAAAAAGATAAAGCAAAAAGATAA
- the rplW gene encoding 50S ribosomal protein L23, producing the protein MSVLKKPIVTEKMTDLNEKDKYAFVVDKKANKVEIKRAVEQMYGVNVIKVNTILASSKPKTRYTKSQIISGRTPSYKKAIVTVAEGEIIDFYSEI; encoded by the coding sequence ATGAGCGTATTAAAGAAACCTATAGTAACCGAAAAAATGACCGATTTAAACGAGAAAGACAAATACGCTTTCGTCGTTGATAAAAAGGCAAATAAGGTTGAAATAAAGAGAGCAGTAGAGCAAATGTATGGCGTTAATGTTATAAAGGTTAATACCATCCTCGCTTCCAGCAAACCTAAGACAAGATATACTAAATCGCAGATTATTTCAGGAAGAACTCCTTCTTACAAGAAAGCGATCGTCACTGTCGCAGAAGGTGAGATAATTGATTTTTACAGCGAAATCTAA
- the rplB gene encoding 50S ribosomal protein L2: MAVKKLRPNTPGQRHRLAPSFDELTDNRNTPVKSLTNGKFSKGGRNNQGRMTVRNVGGGHKRKYREIDFKRDKFDIPATVKSIEYDPNRTARIALLNYKDGEKRYIIAPNGLKVGAVILSGELCPPELGNSLPLSKIPVGTIIHNVELKPGKGASMARSAGSYAQLVAREGKYATIKLPSGEMRMVLVNCYATVGVVSNGEHMNAKAGKAGRNRWLGKRPRTRGVAMNPVDHPMGGGEGKASGGHPRSRNGLYAKGLKTRKPSKYSDRLIVSKRK; this comes from the coding sequence ATGGCAGTTAAGAAATTAAGACCAAATACACCAGGACAAAGACATAGACTAGCGCCATCTTTTGATGAGCTAACTGACAATAGGAATACGCCTGTTAAATCATTGACCAATGGTAAATTTTCTAAAGGTGGAAGAAATAACCAAGGGAGAATGACTGTCAGAAATGTTGGTGGTGGTCATAAAAGAAAATACAGAGAGATTGATTTCAAAAGGGATAAGTTTGATATTCCGGCAACAGTAAAATCAATCGAATACGATCCAAATAGAACAGCAAGAATTGCATTGTTGAATTATAAGGATGGTGAGAAAAGATATATAATTGCGCCTAACGGTTTGAAAGTTGGAGCGGTCATTCTTTCTGGAGAGCTATGTCCTCCTGAGTTGGGAAATTCATTGCCTTTATCTAAAATTCCTGTAGGTACGATAATTCACAATGTTGAATTAAAACCCGGGAAAGGTGCAAGCATGGCAAGAAGTGCTGGATCTTATGCACAGCTTGTTGCCAGAGAAGGAAAATATGCAACCATTAAATTACCTTCCGGGGAAATGAGGATGGTATTGGTTAATTGTTATGCAACCGTTGGTGTAGTGTCTAATGGTGAGCATATGAATGCGAAAGCTGGAAAAGCAGGACGCAACAGATGGTTAGGTAAAAGACCTCGTACAAGAGGAGTTGCCATGAACCCGGTTGATCACCCAATGGGTGGTGGTGAAGGTAAAGCTTCAGGAGGACATCCGAGATCGAGAAATGGTTTGTATGCTAAAGGTTTAAAAACAAGAAAACCTTCAAAGTACTCTGATAGATTAATAGTTTCTAAAAGAAAATAA
- the rplV gene encoding 50S ribosomal protein L22, with the protein MEAVAKLRNFPIAPRKMRMIADLIRGQKVNYALGVLQFDSKAGSPYMEKLLLSAISNWSNKYEDMDVEEADLYIKEIFVDGARMLKRIQPAPQGRAHRIRKRSSHITIKLEPSVAVAEEVEIEEADQKEKKETKK; encoded by the coding sequence ATGGAGGCAGTAGCAAAATTACGAAACTTCCCTATCGCACCTCGTAAAATGAGGATGATAGCAGACCTTATCAGAGGTCAGAAGGTAAATTATGCCTTAGGTGTTCTTCAGTTTGACTCAAAAGCAGGATCTCCATATATGGAAAAACTTTTGCTTTCTGCTATCTCAAACTGGTCCAACAAATATGAGGATATGGATGTCGAAGAGGCTGATTTATACATCAAAGAAATTTTTGTTGACGGTGCGAGAATGCTTAAAAGAATTCAACCGGCACCTCAGGGAAGAGCTCACAGAATTAGAAAAAGATCCAGTCATATTACTATTAAACTGGAACCTAGTGTAGCTGTAGCGGAAGAGGTGGAAATAGAAGAAGCCGATCAAAAAGAAAAAAAAGAAACTAAGAAATAA
- the rplD gene encoding 50S ribosomal protein L4 — MKLPIYNIEGKETGKQAELAKEVFQIEPNEHVVYLAVKNYLNNQRQGTAKSKERAEITGSTRKLKRQKGTGTARQGSIKSPILKGGGTVFGPRPRNYGFKLNKKERILARKSVLSQKAKDKGITILEDFTLKQPKTKDFITILNNLGKSDSKSLIITEKSDSNLYKSSRNIPNTKVIPASEVTTYTLMNCNSLIFTESGLKAIAENIN, encoded by the coding sequence ATGAAATTACCAATCTACAATATCGAAGGTAAAGAAACAGGTAAACAGGCAGAACTGGCTAAGGAAGTATTTCAGATTGAGCCAAATGAGCATGTAGTCTATCTTGCCGTTAAAAATTATCTGAATAACCAGAGACAAGGAACGGCAAAATCGAAAGAAAGAGCTGAAATTACCGGATCAACTAGAAAACTAAAACGTCAAAAAGGTACAGGTACGGCTCGCCAGGGTAGCATCAAATCACCAATTCTTAAAGGTGGGGGTACTGTATTCGGTCCAAGGCCAAGGAACTATGGTTTTAAGCTTAATAAAAAAGAAAGAATTTTAGCGAGAAAGTCTGTATTGAGCCAAAAAGCAAAAGATAAGGGTATTACAATCCTCGAAGACTTTACTCTCAAGCAACCAAAAACCAAGGATTTTATTACTATCCTTAATAATCTTGGTAAATCAGATTCTAAGTCACTGATAATTACTGAGAAGAGTGATTCAAATCTTTACAAATCATCAAGAAATATTCCTAATACAAAAGTAATCCCCGCATCTGAGGTGACTACTTATACCTTGATGAATTGTAATTCATTGATTTTTACAGAATCAGGTCTTAAGGCGATAGCTGAAAATATTAATTAA
- a CDS encoding DUF3467 domain-containing protein → MADQQKKEKNQINIELSDEMAEGIYVNLAMIAHSSSEFVIDFIKMMPGTPKAKVKSRIVITPEHAKRLMRALNDNIRKYEENFGEIKQADGEMKIPMNFGGPVGEA, encoded by the coding sequence ATGGCTGATCAGCAAAAGAAAGAGAAAAATCAGATAAATATAGAGCTCTCCGACGAAATGGCGGAGGGCATCTATGTTAATTTAGCAATGATCGCTCATTCTTCGAGCGAATTTGTGATTGATTTTATTAAAATGATGCCGGGTACACCGAAAGCCAAGGTTAAATCTAGAATCGTAATCACACCCGAACACGCCAAAAGATTAATGCGTGCTTTAAATGATAATATTCGCAAATACGAAGAAAATTTTGGAGAGATCAAGCAGGCTGACGGTGAAATGAAGATTCCAATGAATTTTGGTGGACCAGTTGGTGAGGCCTGA
- the rplC gene encoding 50S ribosomal protein L3 gives MSGIIGKKIGMTSMFEDGKNVACTIIEAGPCVVTQVRTKEKDGYEAIQLAFGERKEKNTPNALLGHFKKAKTTPKSKLAEFLPENEWNLGDEVTPDKVFEEGEFVDVVGISKGKGFQGVVKRHGFGGVGQSTHGQHNRMRAPGSIGGASYPARVFKGLRMAGRMGNDRTKIQNLRVLKIMPEKNLMVLSGSIPGANNSFVIIEK, from the coding sequence ATGTCAGGAATAATTGGGAAAAAAATAGGGATGACAAGCATGTTCGAAGACGGTAAAAACGTTGCTTGTACGATAATAGAGGCCGGTCCTTGCGTGGTCACTCAGGTGCGAACCAAAGAGAAGGATGGCTATGAAGCTATACAACTTGCTTTTGGTGAGCGCAAAGAAAAAAATACACCCAATGCACTACTTGGGCATTTCAAAAAAGCCAAGACTACACCTAAAAGTAAGCTAGCAGAATTTTTACCAGAGAATGAATGGAATTTAGGTGATGAAGTGACCCCTGATAAGGTCTTTGAAGAAGGAGAATTTGTTGATGTTGTTGGTATTTCCAAGGGAAAGGGATTTCAAGGCGTAGTTAAAAGACATGGTTTTGGCGGTGTAGGACAATCTACCCACGGTCAACACAACAGAATGAGGGCACCTGGTTCAATTGGTGGAGCTTCTTATCCGGCCAGAGTTTTTAAAGGTCTTAGAATGGCTGGTCGAATGGGTAATGACAGAACAAAAATTCAAAACCTAAGAGTATTAAAAATAATGCCCGAGAAAAATTTGATGGTCCTCAGTGGATCAATTCCGGGGGCAAATAATTCATTCGTAATTATTGAGAAATAA
- the rpsC gene encoding 30S ribosomal protein S3 has product MGQKVNPVAFRLGLVRGWESNWYGGKSFASKLVEDEKIREYILARIPKGGISKIIIERTIKRITITVHTARPGVVIGKGGAEVDRLKEELKKISGKDVQINIFEIKRPELDAKLVGDGIAQQLKGRISHRRAMKQAIASAMRVGAEGIKIKVAGRLGGAEMARTEMYKEGRTPLHTLRADIDYAVSEAETVYGKIGIKVWIFKGEIYGKRDLSPNVGMGSTQSGGGGGRPGKRESKRRKK; this is encoded by the coding sequence ATGGGACAGAAAGTTAATCCGGTAGCATTTCGATTAGGGCTTGTAAGAGGTTGGGAATCCAACTGGTATGGTGGTAAAAGCTTTGCCAGTAAATTGGTTGAAGATGAGAAAATCCGTGAGTATATTTTAGCCAGAATTCCTAAAGGCGGTATTTCAAAAATAATTATAGAAAGAACGATTAAAAGAATCACGATAACTGTTCACACAGCCAGACCCGGAGTAGTTATTGGTAAAGGTGGAGCGGAAGTTGACAGGCTTAAGGAAGAATTAAAAAAAATCTCAGGTAAGGATGTTCAGATTAACATTTTTGAGATTAAAAGGCCAGAGCTTGATGCCAAATTAGTTGGAGACGGTATAGCACAACAACTAAAAGGAAGAATTTCACATAGAAGAGCGATGAAACAGGCAATTGCATCTGCAATGCGTGTTGGAGCAGAAGGAATTAAAATAAAAGTTGCAGGACGTTTGGGTGGTGCTGAAATGGCAAGAACCGAAATGTATAAAGAAGGTAGAACTCCATTACATACATTAAGAGCTGATATTGATTATGCAGTTTCCGAAGCAGAAACGGTATATGGTAAAATCGGAATTAAAGTATGGATTTTTAAAGGAGAAATCTATGGCAAACGCGATCTTTCTCCAAACGTTGGTATGGGTAGTACTCAAAGCGGCGGAGGTGGTGGAAGACCAGGTAAAAGAGAATCTAAAAGAAGAAAAAAATAA
- the rpsG gene encoding 30S ribosomal protein S7: MRKLKPKARPLLPDPKFKDELVTQFVNNLMLGGKKNVSYAIFYDACELIEERTGENGLETWKKALNNIMPSVEVKSRRVGGATFQVPIEVRPSRKVALGMKWMIKFARARNEKTMTERLAGEIIAASKGEGSAVKKKDDTHRMAEANKAFSHFRF, translated from the coding sequence ATGAGAAAATTAAAACCAAAAGCAAGACCACTCCTTCCGGATCCTAAATTCAAAGATGAATTGGTCACTCAATTTGTAAACAACTTGATGTTGGGAGGCAAGAAAAATGTTTCATATGCAATTTTCTATGACGCTTGTGAACTAATTGAAGAAAGAACAGGTGAGAACGGATTGGAAACCTGGAAAAAAGCATTGAATAATATCATGCCTTCAGTTGAAGTGAAAAGCCGAAGAGTAGGAGGGGCCACATTCCAGGTGCCTATCGAGGTTCGACCTTCAAGAAAAGTAGCATTAGGGATGAAGTGGATGATAAAATTTGCAAGAGCCCGGAATGAAAAAACAATGACCGAAAGACTTGCAGGTGAAATTATTGCTGCTTCAAAAGGCGAAGGTTCTGCGGTGAAGAAAAAAGATGATACACATCGTATGGCTGAAGCAAACAAAGCATTTTCTCATTTTAGATTCTAA
- a CDS encoding 30S ribosomal protein S12 yields the protein MPTIQQLVRKGRKTLISKSKSPALDSCPQRRGVCTRVYTTTPKKPNSAMRKVARVRLTNGKEVNAYIPGEGHNLQEHSIVLIRGGRVKDLPGVRYHIIRGALDTAGVNGRLQRRSKYGAKRPKK from the coding sequence ATGCCTACAATTCAGCAACTTGTAAGAAAAGGAAGAAAGACTTTGATTTCAAAATCTAAGTCTCCGGCTTTGGATTCATGTCCTCAAAGAAGAGGGGTATGTACCAGAGTATATACAACTACACCTAAGAAGCCTAACTCTGCAATGAGAAAAGTAGCAAGGGTGAGGTTGACAAACGGTAAAGAAGTGAATGCTTATATCCCTGGTGAAGGACACAATCTTCAGGAACACTCTATTGTCTTAATCAGAGGTGGAAGAGTTAAGGATCTTCCGGGTGTGAGATATCACATTATCCGTGGTGCATTGGATACAGCGGGTGTAAACGGTAGGCTTCAGAGAAGATCAAAATACGGCGCAAAACGACCCAAAAAATAA
- the rpsJ gene encoding 30S ribosomal protein S10 — translation MNQKIRIKLKSYDHNLVDKSSEKIVRAVKSTGAVVSGPIPLPTVKEIFTVLRSPHVNKESREQFQLCTYKRLVDIYSTSTKTVDALMKLELPSGVEVEIKV, via the coding sequence ATGAATCAGAAAATCAGAATTAAGCTCAAATCATACGATCACAATTTGGTCGATAAATCTTCGGAGAAGATTGTAAGAGCGGTAAAGTCTACCGGAGCCGTAGTTAGTGGCCCGATTCCTTTGCCAACTGTAAAGGAGATTTTTACTGTTTTGAGATCGCCTCATGTAAACAAGGAGTCAAGAGAGCAATTTCAGCTTTGCACATATAAAAGACTTGTTGATATTTATTCAACTAGTACTAAAACTGTGGATGCACTAATGAAACTTGAGCTTCCAAGTGGAGTTGAGGTTGAAATAAAAGTATAA
- the fusA gene encoding elongation factor G, which translates to MAKVDLKHTRNIGIMAHIDAGKTTTTERVLYYTGLTHKIGEVHDGAATMDWMEQEQERGITITSAATTTFWKYPTQQGQATAETEDYKVNIIDTPGHVDFTVEVERSLRVLDGAVALFCAVSGVEPQSETVWRQADKYRVPRICFVNKMDRVGADFFNVVKEIKEKLGANPVPLQVPIGAEDSFKGVVDLVLNKAVIWNDEDLGMTYKVVDIPEDLKEDVLQWRTELIENVALYDEELFMKFDEDPDSITAEEVMAAVRKAVIDMSFSPVLCGSAFKNKGVQALLDAVISYLPSPMELPPVTGTNPDTEQEEKRKPEASEPFSALAFKIMTDPFVGRLCFMRVYSGRLDAGSYVFNNRTQKKERISRLMQMHSNKQNPIDFVEAGDICAAVGFKDIKTGDTLSDEKKKIILEEMSFPEPVIGYAIEPKKQADVDKLGVAISKLVEEDPTLVVETNHETGQTVLKGMGELHLEIIIDRLKREFKVEINQGAPQVAYKEALTSSTEHKEVYKKQTGGRGKFADIVFEVGPADDEKKEGLQFVNEIVGGAIPREFIPSVEKGFKEAMKNGILAGYPIDSLKVRLYHGSFHDVDSDALSFEVAAKLGFKAAAKNCGPRLMEPIMAVEVVTPDEFTGSVTGDLNKRRGIMKGMDSKGGAQIIKGDVPLSELFGYVTDLRTLTSGRASASLTFSHYDFVPQNIAEEVIASEKGALA; encoded by the coding sequence ATGGCTAAAGTCGATTTAAAACATACGAGAAATATCGGTATCATGGCACACATTGATGCCGGAAAAACAACCACAACAGAAAGAGTACTGTATTATACCGGACTAACTCATAAAATTGGTGAAGTGCATGATGGTGCCGCTACCATGGACTGGATGGAGCAGGAGCAGGAAAGAGGAATTACGATTACCAGTGCTGCCACAACTACATTCTGGAAATACCCGACACAACAGGGACAAGCTACGGCTGAGACTGAGGACTATAAAGTAAATATTATTGACACTCCCGGCCACGTTGACTTTACAGTTGAAGTAGAGCGTTCTTTGCGTGTGCTTGATGGTGCTGTCGCACTATTCTGTGCAGTATCCGGAGTTGAACCACAATCTGAGACAGTCTGGCGTCAGGCCGATAAATATCGTGTTCCAAGAATCTGTTTTGTTAACAAAATGGATAGAGTAGGGGCTGATTTTTTCAATGTTGTTAAAGAAATTAAAGAGAAATTAGGTGCAAACCCGGTTCCTCTTCAGGTTCCAATAGGAGCAGAAGATTCGTTTAAAGGAGTTGTTGACCTGGTATTAAACAAGGCCGTCATCTGGAATGATGAAGATCTTGGAATGACCTATAAAGTAGTTGACATACCTGAAGACTTAAAAGAAGATGTTCTTCAATGGAGAACTGAATTAATTGAAAACGTGGCGCTTTACGATGAGGAACTCTTCATGAAATTTGATGAAGATCCCGATTCTATAACAGCTGAAGAAGTTATGGCAGCTGTGAGAAAAGCAGTAATTGACATGTCTTTTTCTCCGGTTCTTTGCGGATCGGCATTTAAAAACAAAGGAGTTCAGGCTTTATTGGATGCTGTTATTTCTTATTTGCCTTCTCCTATGGAATTACCTCCTGTAACAGGAACAAATCCGGATACAGAGCAGGAAGAAAAAAGAAAACCAGAAGCTAGCGAACCATTCTCTGCTTTGGCCTTTAAAATTATGACTGACCCTTTCGTAGGTAGACTCTGCTTTATGAGAGTTTATTCAGGAAGACTGGATGCAGGCTCATACGTTTTCAATAATAGGACTCAAAAGAAAGAAAGAATTTCAAGGCTAATGCAAATGCACTCCAACAAGCAAAATCCGATTGATTTTGTAGAAGCGGGAGATATTTGTGCAGCCGTTGGATTTAAGGACATTAAAACCGGTGATACTTTAAGTGACGAGAAAAAGAAAATCATTCTCGAAGAAATGTCATTCCCGGAGCCGGTAATTGGTTATGCTATCGAACCTAAAAAACAGGCAGATGTAGACAAACTCGGTGTAGCAATTTCAAAACTTGTTGAAGAAGATCCTACACTTGTAGTTGAGACCAATCACGAAACGGGGCAAACCGTACTTAAAGGTATGGGTGAACTTCACCTTGAAATTATCATCGACCGATTGAAGCGCGAATTTAAAGTTGAAATCAATCAGGGTGCTCCACAAGTTGCTTATAAAGAGGCATTGACTTCGAGTACAGAACATAAAGAAGTTTACAAGAAGCAAACAGGTGGTAGAGGTAAATTTGCAGATATCGTATTTGAAGTTGGTCCAGCGGATGACGAAAAGAAAGAAGGTTTGCAATTTGTCAACGAAATTGTAGGTGGTGCTATTCCTAGAGAATTTATTCCATCAGTAGAAAAAGGTTTTAAAGAAGCAATGAAGAATGGTATTCTTGCAGGATATCCAATTGATTCTTTGAAAGTGAGATTATACCACGGTTCTTTCCACGATGTGGATTCAGATGCATTGTCATTTGAAGTTGCAGCAAAACTTGGTTTTAAAGCAGCAGCAAAAAATTGTGGCCCGAGATTAATGGAGCCAATCATGGCTGTAGAAGTTGTTACCCCAGATGAGTTTACAGGATCTGTAACCGGAGACCTGAATAAGAGAAGGGGTATTATGAAAGGCATGGATTCAAAAGGTGGTGCTCAAATAATAAAAGGAGATGTTCCTCTTAGTGAATTATTTGGTTATGTAACAGATTTAAGAACGCTTACTTCAGGTCGAGCATCTGCATCTCTTACATTCTCACATTATGATTTCGTACCACAAAATATTGCAGAAGAAGTAATTGCATCCGAAAAAGGAGCTCTCGCTTAA